GCCAGGGACATTTATTCGTGGTGCAGGTGTTGTGTTGGGATTTGTCAACAACACCGATCCCAGTCAGTTAGCCGGCCGTTTTGAGGCGATCGGGTAACGTCGCTTGCTAGAACGGAGGGCAGTGCCCGCTTGCTTGGCCGTTCTTGAGGAATTACCCCATGTCGTTTCCATCTCAGGACTACCAAATTGCTGTCATGGCTCGCGAGGAACTATCGATCGCGATCGATTGGGCGAGGGTAGAGGGTTGGAATCCTGGGCTACAGGACGCGGACTGTTTCTATGCAGCAGATCCCCAGGGATTTTTGGTGGGCAAGCTGGATCGCCAACCAATTGCCACCATTTCCGCTGTCAAATACGGCCATTCCTTTGGCTTCATTGGGTTTTATATCGTCCACCCAGACGCTCGGCATCAAGGCTATGGCATCCAAATTTGGCAGCGTGCCATCGAGATCCTTGAAGGCCGAACAATCGGCTTAGATGGCGTGGTTGCCCAACAAGAGAATTATCAAAAATCAGGATTTACCTTTGCCCATCGCAATATTCGCTTTGCGGGCATCAGCGATCGCGCTGACCAACTCCACCCCGACCTTGTGCCGCTATCCGCCATCCCCTTTGAGCAACTGAAACAGTGCGATCGTCGCTTTTTTCCTGAGCAACGCGAGCAATTTTTACGGGCTTGGATTGATCAGCCTGACGCTCAGTCCATGGGAATTTTGCAGGGCGATCGGCTCTGTGCCTATGGCGTGATTCGTGCGTGCCACACCGGCTACAAAATCGGCCCACTCAATGCTGAAACCCCTGATCTGGCTGATGCACTTATCCAAGCCTTGATGGCCACCCTTCCATTAGGATCAACCTTCTATTTAGATGTCCCTGAACCTAATCCGCAGGCGATCGAACTGGCCCAGAAATACAAAATGAAACCAGCTTTTGAAACTGCCCGAATGTACCGAGGGTGCTCGCCGGA
This genomic interval from Limnothrix sp. FACHB-406 contains the following:
- a CDS encoding GNAT family N-acetyltransferase, coding for MSFPSQDYQIAVMAREELSIAIDWARVEGWNPGLQDADCFYAADPQGFLVGKLDRQPIATISAVKYGHSFGFIGFYIVHPDARHQGYGIQIWQRAIEILEGRTIGLDGVVAQQENYQKSGFTFAHRNIRFAGISDRADQLHPDLVPLSAIPFEQLKQCDRRFFPEQREQFLRAWIDQPDAQSMGILQGDRLCAYGVIRACHTGYKIGPLNAETPDLADALIQALMATLPLGSTFYLDVPEPNPQAIELAQKYKMKPAFETARMYRGCSPELPLGQIFGITSFELG